The DNA segment GCTCAATCAGTGTTCACCAGGAAGGTGGCGGCCTCCTCGAAGTACGGCATGAGACGCGACTCGTGGGGGGCGAAGGCCGGCGTCAGGCGAATGGCGTTCTGCATGTGGCGCACCCACGCGTCGCGCATCACCGTGTCGATGGCGAACGGCATGTGACGCATGCGCAGCCGCGGGTGGCCTCGAAGGCTGTCGTAGGTCGACGGACCGCCGAATCGCTGCAGCAGGAACAGGGCCAGGTGACGCTTTCCAGGCCCGAGGTCGGCGGGGTAGAGGGCACGCAGCGGAGGGTCGCTCTCAACCCCCTGGTAGAAGGCTTCCACGAGCAACTCAAAGGCCGGGGCGCCGCCCACGGCCTCGGCGATCATCGATTCGTCCACGTCTGTACCTCCACGGCGCAGGGCTTCGTCACACCGGCGGCCCTCACACCGGAACGCCGGGTGCGGGACGCGGGTGGGCGGCGGGCT comes from the Pseudomonadota bacterium genome and includes:
- a CDS encoding globin: MIAEAVGGAPAFELLVEAFYQGVESDPPLRALYPADLGPGKRHLALFLLQRFGGPSTYDSLRGHPRLRMRHMPFAIDTVMRDAWVRHMQNAIRLTPAFAPHESRLMPYFEEAATFLVNTD